A portion of the Bufo gargarizans isolate SCDJY-AF-19 chromosome 7, ASM1485885v1, whole genome shotgun sequence genome contains these proteins:
- the LOC122943485 gene encoding thiosulfate sulfurtransferase-like, producing MSQQLLSRALVSINWLSEALKTCKPGPALCVLDASFYYPPIRDGRKEYEEKHIPGALYFDIDECKDQTSPYEVMIPSESYFAKYVGNLGINNDTHVVIYDADQVGVYYAARAWWMFRVFGHSKVSVLNGGFRNWVMQGLPVTSEVVKPKPESFRAVLNPALVKTFEDIQRNMNTKEFQLVDSRSEGRYKGTEPEPGEVIFPGHIPGSLNLVFTSFLTEEGFEKSPDEMKQLFQEKGIDLKKPLTITCRRGVTACQLALASFILGKEDTAIYDGSWFEWFHRAKPEDRVTLWNDGK from the exons ATGTCTCAGCAACTTCTCTCCCGAGCCCTGGTGTCCATAAACTGGCTCTCTGAGGCCTTGAAAACCTGCAAACCAGGTCCAGCTCTATGTGTTCTGGATGCTTCCTTCTACTACCCACCTATCAGAGATGGACGGAAGGAGTATGAAGAAAAACATATACCAGGAGCTTTGTATTTTGACATAGATGAATGCAAAGACCAGACATCTCCATATGAAGTGATGATCCCCAGTGAGTCTTATTTTGCCAAATACGTGGGCAATCTTGGCATTAACAATGATACTCATGTTGTGATTTATGATGCTGATCAAGTTGGTGTTTATTACGCTGCAAGAGCCTGGTGGATGTTTAGGGTATTCGGGCACAGTAAGGTATCTGTTCTGAATGGGGGCTTCAGAAACTGGGTAATGCAAGGCCTTCCTGTGACATCAGAGGTGGTGAAGCCGAAGCCGGAGTCTTTTCGAGCAGTGCTGAACCCTGCCCTGGTGAAGACATTTGAGGACATTCAGAGGAACATGAATACAAAAGAATTTCAGCTGGTAGATTCACGTTCTGAAGGGCGATACAAGGGTACAGAGCCAGAACCTGGAGAAG TGATATTTCCTGGTCACATTCCTGGATCCTTAAACCTCGTATTTACAAGCTTCTtgacagaagaagggtttgagaagtccccagatgaaatGAAGCAACTTTTTCAAGAAAAGGGAATTGATCTGAAGAAGCCTCTGACTATTACTTGTCGACGTGGCGTTACCGCGTGCCAGCTGGCACTGGCTTCATTCATTCTGGGCAAGGAAGATACTGCTATCTATGATGGCTCGTGGTTTGAGTGGTTCCATAGGGCTAAACCAGAAGACAGAGTCACTCTGTGGAATGATGGCAAGTGA